In the genome of Candidatus Omnitrophota bacterium, the window TTCTTCTTTGTAGCGAGAATGTTTTGATTTTCGACCAACGACCATGCAGTTTCCTTTATAAAGTTTAAGCCGAATGACGCCGGTTGTAAATTCATGCAATTTATTAAAGTATGCATCGAGCTGTTCTTTGAGTGGAGTAAACCATAAGCCATTGTAGGTCAGCTCTGCATATTTCTGAGAAGCCTGAGTTTTGTAGCGCATAGTTTCGCGATCTAAAACAAGACTTTCAAGGTCAGCTAGCGCAGCGTGTAGAATTGTTCCTGCAGGATTTTCGTATATCTCTCGTGATTTAATTCCTACGAGACGATTTTCTATCATGTCAACACGCCCAACTCCATTTTTCCCACCAATTTCATTTAGTTTTTTTATAAGTGAAACTGGCTTGTGTGCGATTCCATTTATTTTCTTTGGTACTCCCTTCTCAAAAGCTACCTCAATGTATGTTGCTTTGTTTGGCGCTTTTAAAGGAGACT includes:
- a CDS encoding argininosuccinate synthase; protein product: SPLKAPNKATYIEVAFEKGVPKKINGIAHKPVSLIKKLNEIGGKNGVGRVDMIENRLVGIKSREIYENPAGTILHAALADLESLVLDRETMRYKTQASQKYAELTYNGLWFTPLKEQLDAYFNKLHEFTTGVIRLKLYKGNCMVVGRKSKHSRYKEELATYGEKDKFDQKLAEGFNHLWAMPFSQ